The Miscanthus floridulus cultivar M001 chromosome 7, ASM1932011v1, whole genome shotgun sequence genome includes a region encoding these proteins:
- the LOC136466583 gene encoding protein LPA3-like produces MAMATIYGSMANPPITSTTPFLNKQASNWIPATISNGIGGMFTVASRNSRNGFQVRAVTGDLGSRNVSDVKFPTDYTELLMQAKEAAESAFKDGKQLLEIEFPTAGLQTCDGEGGNEMTGSMLLIREFCDRFVPAEKSTRTRVFFPEANEVSFARQSAFEGCSLKLDYLTKPSLFEDFGFTTKVKMADRVKPEDETFLVAYPYFNVNEMLVVEELYKEAVVGTNRKLIIFNGELDRIRSGYYPSFFYPKLAELSKTFLPKLDTVYYIHNFKGVKGGTLFRCYPEPWKVLRKASSGSYICLHQQEEMPSLKEVALDILPSV; encoded by the exons ATGGCCATGGCAACCATTTATGGCTCCATGGCTAACCCTCCAATTACCTCCACAACTCCCTTTCTCAATAAACAA GCCTCTAATTGGATACCTGCTACAATCAGCAATGGCATTGGTGGTATGTTCACTGTGGCAAGCAGAAATTCGAGAAATGGGTTCCAAGTTCGTGCTGTCACTGGAGACCTGGGCTCTCGTAATGTGTCTGATGTAAAGTTCCCAACTGATTACACAGAACTTCTGATGCAG GCTAAAGAAGCTGCTGAATCAGCTTTTAAGGATGGAAAGCAGCTGCTG GAAATCGAGTTCCCTACAGCTGGACTACAAACCT GTGATGGCGAAGGAGGAAATGAGATGACTGGAAGCATGCTTCTCATTAGAGAATTTTGTGATCGCTTTGTACCTGCCGAGAAATCAACTCGAACCAGAGTA TTCTTCCCTGAGGCAAATGAGGTTTCTTTTGCAAGACAGTCAGCCTTTGAAGGATGTTCACTGAAGCTAGATTATCTTACAAAACCATCCTTATTCGAAGATTTTGGTTTTACAACAAAAGTCAAAATGGCAGATCGTGTCAAACCAGAAGATGAGACATTCCTTGTGGCTTATCCTTACTTCAATGTCAATG AAATGCTTGTGGTCGAAGAACTTTACAAGGAAGCAGTAGTTGGGACCAACCGTAAATTGATAATATTCAATGGAGAACTAGATCGAATAAGAAGTGGAT ACTATCCATCATTCTTCTACCCAAAACTTGCAGAGCTTTCCAAAACATTTCTCCCGAAGCTGGATACAGTttactatattcacaatttcaaGGGAGTTAAAGGGGGAACGCTTTTCAG GTGTTACCCTGAACCTTGGAAGGTCCTGAGAAAAGCATCGTCTGGTAGCTACATCTGCCTGCATCAACAAGAGGAAATGCCTTCACTGAAGGAAGTGGCCCTCGACATCCTTCCTTCTGTATAG